A segment of the Bacillus licheniformis DSM 13 = ATCC 14580 genome:
CGCTCCCCTTCCAAGAGGGTAGAGAGAGTTGTCGACAATGAATTCGGAATCAGCCGTTTTGCCTTGGCCTGTCTGATGATAGAAATTCTCGAAGCTGTAGCTTTTCTTAATCAGGTCATTTAAATACGGCGTAATCTCTTTGCCGTTTAACTTTTGGTTTACGACAAAGCTTTGGGTGGATTCCAGAGAAACGAGGATCACATTCCGTCCTTTGGCGATCCCGGCCAGATCCTTGTTGGTGTCCGTGCGGTTTGCGTTGACATAGTTTTCAATCTCCGTGAGGCTGTTGCTGTCGGCCAGCGCACGCTGCGCAGACTGCTTCGACTGGATCAGCCCGTCATAGATATGGAAGTTGTAAAGGCTGATGTTTTTCACAAGAACTTCCCTATCAAACGATCTTGTCAAAAGCTGCGGTCTTTCTGTTTCAGAAATCCCTAAATTAAAAAAGAAAACGGCAGCGACAAATAGATAGTAAGCCGCGCGCTCCTTTCTTGTCGCCTTTCCGCCTGTTTTGGCAGGCTGGCGCTTGTACAGCCAAATTAAAATGGCAATATCAACGATGAGAAGCAAATCGGCCGGCATAAACAAAGAGTTGATGCTGCTTCCCAAATCGCCCATATTATTCGTCTGGAACAAAACAGGAATGGTTAAAAAGTCGTTGTAAAAACGGTAGAAAATCATGTTGGCAAGCAAGACAAACGTCAGGACGATGCTTGCCCCGATAATAAACCGGTTTCTGTTTTTTTCTTTAAAAAACAGGCCGATTCCGAATATAAACAGCAAAAAGCTTAAAGGATTGATGAACAATATAAACTCTTGCATGAAGTTTTCAATTTTAATGTTGAAGCTTGTTTTGTAGACGACATACGTTTTCAGCCACATCAGCAATGTCGCGATTAACAAAAACGAAATTTTTGAAAAAAATGACTTTCGCATTCCAAACCTCCCTATGCAGCAAGACGCATGTTTCTGCAAACGGCATTTCCACATATTGTTTATTTTAGAAAAATCGCTAAAATTACTAAATCATATCTTAACCTGTCTGTACAAAAAAATCAATCATTTTTCACATTGGCTTAAAAGTGTTAACAATGCTGCAAAGCGGTCCGAAAATGCTTTATAAAACAGGCTGCGCCTGGCTTTTCAGCCATTGGTTTTTTGCGATCCATGCACCGCCGATCACGCCTGCGTCGTTTCCAAGTGAAGCGATTACGATCTCAGCCGCCTCGCCGGCCCGCGGGAATACAAAGCGCTTGAAAGATTGTTCAACTTTGGAGCGCAGGATTTCTCCCGCTTTTGACACGCCTCCGCCGATTACGATCTTTGAAGGATTAAGCGAGCTCGCCAAGTTAGCGAGGACCATTCCTAAATGACCCGCCACATAATCGACGACTTCGCCGGCAACAGGATCGTTTTTTCTGGCGGCTTCAAAGATGTCGCGCGCCGTTATGTCCAGACATTCACGCAAGCTTGTATCTCGATGGTCAGATTCTATTTTTTCTTTGGCAATCCTGACGATGCCGGTAGCCGAAGCGATCGTTTCGATACAGCCGCTTTTTCCGCAGTTGCACGGCGCTCCGCCTTCTGGAACAGAACAGATGTGGCCGATTTCACCGCCTGCTCCGTTTTGCCCGCGGACGATTTCCCCGTTTACAATAATGCCGCCTCCAACGCCCGTTCCCAATGTAACAAGAATCAAATCCTTCGCGCCGTCTCCCGCTCCCTTCCACATTTCGCCGAGAGCTGCGATGTTCGCGTCATTTTCAATGACCGCAGCTATCCCTGTCTCTGCTTCCAGATGGTCTTTCAACGGGTAGTTTTCCCAGCCCATATTCGTCGTTTTATAAACGATGCCGGTCTCCGTATTGACGGGTCCGGGAGCGCCCATGCCGATCCATTTTAAGATGTGCTTCGGTTTGCCGAGCTCGTTCAATTTGCTGTCGATGGCTTTCGCGATGCTTACCGTAACCGTTTTCCCTGATTTATCGGTCGGGATTTCCCACTTGTGCAGGATTTCGCCATAAGCGCTTACAAAAGCGAGTTTTACTGTTGTTCCTCCAAGGTCGACCCCGACCAGCCAGCTGTCATTCATACTGATCCCCCTCTAATCCCTGTTTTATTTTCTCTTTATATTTGTGAGTTCATTCTGCAAAATTGAAACACCTTGAACCCATTGTTCTTTTTCTATCAAATTTGAAAGAAACATTTCCTTCAGTTCGTCCATCATGTATTCAAGTTCAAGCTCGCGATCTCCAAAGTAAACATAACATCCAAACTGCTTCAGCAAAAGCTGTACATCATAGGCTGTTTTCATCTGATTTCACCATTCTTTAAAGGTCTAACATTAGAGTATTCATAAAGCTGTCCGGCGTCAAGCAAAAAAAAAGCCTGTTTTCCTGCCGGAAAACAGACATTCAGCGGTCGGGATCCTGGGGATCCAAAAATACGGGTCTTCTGTTTTTCAGCGGCATCGGCGTGCGAATTGCGATATCGCGGAAGGCTCTGTAGTCAAAAGGAATAAACGGCCATAAATACGGCACATGAAACGACTTCATTCTGACGAGATAAATCACCCAGCAGAATATCGCAATGACAAAGCCGATCGGTCCGAATGCACCTGCGGCGATCAGGAGAACGATTCTTGCAAGCCTGTTCGCTATGCTCAGCTCATAGCTCGGCGTAGCAAACGTGCCGATGGCTGCGACAGCGAGATACAAGACGACTTCATGCGAGAAAAGCCCGACCTGCACCGCCACTTCGCCGATCATTAAAGCAGCTACGAGTCCGAGAGCCGTAGCAAGAGACGACGGGGTGTGGATTGCAGCCATCCGCATCATGTCGACGCCGATTTCAATAATGATGAATTGCGCAAGCAGCGGAAGGGCTCCTTTTTTTTCAGGCCCTATATATTCAAGGGCGTCCGGCAAAAGATCGGGATGGACGGAAAGCAGAAACCACAGCGGCAGCAAAAAGATCGATGCCAAGACAGATATAAAACGGACTATTCGCAAATAAGCACCCGCAAGAGGTTTGTTTCTGTACTCTTCGGCATGCTGCAGATGGTGCCAAAAAGTAACAGGGGTAATCAGCGCGCTTGGCGAGCCGTCCACAAAGACGAGAATGTGCCCTTCGTACAAATGAACGGCCGCAGTATCAGGTCTTTCTGTATAGCGGACCGTCGGATAAGGGTTCCAATGACGGCCGCCGATGTATTCTTCCAGCGTCTTTTCCGCCATTGTCAAAGCATCCGTGTCGATCGCTTCAAGCGATTGTTTCAGCTTTTTTACACTTTCCAAGTCGGCGATATCTTCCAAATAACAGATGACGACATCCGTTTTGCTTCTTCTGCCGACCTGCAGGAACTCCATTCTGAGGGAACGGTCGCGGATTCTTCGTCTCGTCAGTGCGGTGTTAAACACGATCGTTTCGACGAAGCCGTCTCTTGAACCCCTGACAACGCGTTCATTGTCGGGTTCCTCCGGATTTCTTGCCGGATACGTCCGCGCATCGATAATAATCGCATGGTCAACTCCGTCAGCAAGGAGGACAGCCGGCCCGGACAGCACCTGGTCGGCTGCTTTGTCGAGGTCATCTTCCGTATCAATTTCGATGTATGGGATATGCGTTTTGATCAGCTTTTCAAGCGGATCGTCTTCCAGATTTTCAGGTGTGAGCCTTGAGAGATTTTTAAGCAAATGATGCATAATATCATCTTTTACAAAGCCGTCGACAAGATAAAGCGACATGTCTCTATCAGCATAAACGACATCAAGCCGGATCATGTCGAAGCTTTTGTCGACACCAAGCTTTTCATTTAAATATTCAACATTTTTCGCTAAATTTTTTTGGACCGCATGCTTTTTTTTCATTGTATATTAAAAGCTCCCGTCAAATGAGTCTGTTCTAAAGACCATTTTTAACATAACGGAAGCTTTTCATACTTGATTACCGGGCGCTTTCTTTCTTTATTTCGTCCCGAAGCTTTTTATACATCTCTTCATCAGGCTTTTCTGCCAACGCTCTTTCAATGGACTGCTCGGCTTTGGCAAGCTCGCCTCTTTGGGTATAAAGCCAGGCAAGACTATAGAGAGAGGCGTGGTCCGATGGATCTTTTTCAACGACGGCCTCAAACCTTTTCTCGGCGTTTTCATACTCGCCGAGCCGAATTTCGGAATAAGCGAGCAGCCTTAAAGTGTCGCTGGAAGCGTCCGGTTTTGAGCCCGCTTCCTTCAAAGCATCCTTTACTTTTTCATACTCTCCCTCTTCATACCATTTCGCCGCCTGATGCAGCATGGCATTTTCCTGCACCGGAGCCGAATGTGTCCCAAAGTACAGGGCCCCTCCTCCGATGACAAAGATGAGGACCCAGCCTGCCAGCCGCTGGAGCGGCCTTTTTTTTCCGGGGATTCCGACCGCCAAGGCCGTCAGGAGACCGCCGATCAATCCGCCGATATGGCCAGCATTGTCAACATTTGAAATGGTGAAACCGAGGCCGAGGTTCAGAATGATGATCACAATGATATTTGTTCCGATCGTTTTTAAAAAAGCTTTCCGGTTTGAAAAAGCCAGGTACAAAAGGGCTCCCAAGCAACCGAAGATGGCTCCCGAAGCCCCTGCAGACGGATACGGACTGAACAGAAAGCTGCCGATCGATCCAAAAATCCCGGCTGATATGTATATGACAAGAAAGCGGAATGATCCAAACACCCTTTCTGCTGCGGCTCCAACAGACAATAATGCAAATGTATTAAACATGAGATGGACCAATCCGATATGAAGAACGATCGGCGTGACTAGCCGCCACCATTCCCCGGCTAACAGGAGGCTGTTTTCCTTCGCCCCGAACCGGACGAGCGTTTCGGTATTCTGGCTGCCGCCCGACATTTCCAGAAGCAGAAACATGAAGACTTGAAGCACTGCGAAAATCCAGGTAAACATCGGTTTGCCTTTCTCAAATACAGCCGCTTCCCGCCGCCTTTCTTCTTCTCTTGCTTTAGCCGCTGCCAATACTTCGGCTCTCTTCTCTTCCACATTTTCGTATCCGGCATCCTGCATTTGGCCTGTCAGCTCATCCGGCTCCATGTTTAAAGCCACGGCGAGTTTGCGTAATCCTTCTTCAGCCGAAGCGTGATCAATAAAAACCGGCACGATGCTGATCCGCTTATCTGCGACCGGATGACCGACAACATCTTCCCACTCATCTACAGGCGCTTCCTGCGACAAATAGACATTCAATATCGAGAGCTTTCGCTGACCTGATGCTGCTCTCAGGCGCTCCGCCCTTTCATAAAGAGATTCCAGGTCGCGGACGAGATCCTGTCTGAAGTCGATATCCTTCCGGAAAACGCGAACCAAATCATACGGCGCGCTCCCCCTCGCTTCAAGCCAGGCTTCTCCGAATGAAGCAGGTGCCTGCACAAGCTCAAAATCCCTGTCTAAAAGGTTCCCGATGAAATTCCAATACAAATAATCGATTGAATACATACCGACGCTCCACAATTGTTTTTGTTCATTATAACAGGAAACGCGACACTCTGCGTCTTTTAAGAGCTTTAAAAAATCCCGTTTTCAAACGGGATTCAGAATGCCTGCTGGATAAACTTATTGCGAAAAAACGGAATTCTCATCATCAAATGGATGAAATAGTGGCGGATTTGGTTTTGACCAAGAATGAAATTGATAACACGATAACGGTTTTGAAAAAATACAAGGGCTGCAATGACGCCTACTACAATAAACGTAACTTTTCTCATATGATCCCTCCTATAACCTATAACCGTATCGTGTCTCATTTTTTAATAATTATTCAGCAGTGTCGAGGCAGTTGTAAACGGCGTCTTCGGTCAAAACCTGCTTGACCGGGATGTCGTGCGGCTCATTTGGAACATGACCGATCACTTGGCACTCGAAGGCAAGCGACGCGGTATCTTTTGTAAAGCCGGCCAGGTATCTGTCATAATAGCCGCCTCCATAGCCGATTCTGTATCCTCTCCGGTCATAGCAAATTCCCGGCACAAGGATGAAGTCGATGTCTTCGGGTTCCATCCGCTCGGTTTTGTGTACGATCGGTTCCTGCAGGCCAAAATACACGACTTCAAGATCGCTTTCATCCTGATAGCTGCGAAAGTGCATCTTTTTTGTTTCAGGCATACATTTCGGAATGCACACCGTTTTTCCTTCAAGCCGGGCCTGTTCGATAATCGGTTTTGTCGGTACTTCGCGATTTCTGGATACCGTAAGGGCAATAACAGACGCTTTTTTCCACTGTTTTGATTGGAAAAGCTTCCGGTGAATCGCTTCCGCCTTTAGGTGAAACTCCTGTTCCGGCATGTTAGCCAGCCTCTTTCTGACCTCGCTTCGTAAAGAACGCTTCACATCTCTTTCCCCCTTAAAAACAGAAAAACAGCAGGAAAATCCCTGCTGCTTACTTTGTTTCGCGGTGTAATGTTGATTTTTTGTCACGTGGGCAATACTTTTTGAATTCAACGCGATCTGGATTGTTACGCTTGTTCTTTGTAGAAATATAGTTACGCTCGCCGCATTCAGTGCAAGCTAAAGTAATATTAACGCGCATTTATTTTTCCCTCCAAACTATATATCATTTCTGTTCAGACTTATCTATAATACCACTTATGATGCAGGAATGCCAGGCGTTTTTTTTAGTTTATCACGGTTTGTTAAAAAGACGTATGATATACATGATGCAAAAACATATTTTTTACATATCCAGGATCATGCAAATCAAATATATAAGCCTTTGCCGTTTGTCCGACCTTGAGCAGCTGCTCCTTATTGCCGACAATTTCTGCGAGCGCATTTGCAGCCTTATGCGGATCACTAAAATCAATTCGAAAGCCGGTCACCCGATCGATAACGAAATCGTTCCAGCCCCCGTTGATTCCGGCAGCGACGGCAGCGCCGGCGGCCATGCTTTCTTGAACAGCAATGCCGAACGGCTCATAAGAACTTGGAAAAACAGCCATTTCACAAAATGCCAGCCAGCTCTCTCTTTCCTCTTCACAAAGGAAAGGAAGAATGGTCACACTGTCCTTAATGCCCAATTCTTTTGCTATGGTCTCGATCCCGCTTTGAAGCGGCCCTTCCCCGGCAATGACAAGTTCAAGATCAGGACGCCGGCTGCGTAGCTTCTGAAAGACGTGCAGCAATTCGATAAACCCTTTTTCCGGAACAAATCTTCCGTAGGAAAAAAAGTAGGGCGCGCTTTTCATTCGTTTTTTCACCGTGCGGCTTTTTATGCGCGGATGTGGAATGACCCGGATTTGCTCAAAAGAAAGCGAAAACGCCTTTTGCATGTCTGACTTCATCATGCTGCTCAGCACGAGGATTTGATCGCTTTTTTCAGCCAGAAGCCGTTCGAGGATTGCCCTGTATGGGTGGACATATCCGTCTGCTGCCTTTTTTCGGCCGCTTTCAAGGCCGTGCACCGTGGAAATCAGCGGCACCGCCAGCACCTCGCTGAGATAAACGGCGGCAGGCGCGGTGACACCATCGTTTGCATGGACGAAATCAAATTGTCCTCTATGCTCCAGCACGATTTTGATCATCTGAAAATTCATGGCGGCTACCGCCTCTTCAAAAGAAGCGAACGCTTTTAAATCAAGCGGAATCTCCAGCGTTTCCCATCCATTGCTGTTTTGCCCGGCAGCCGTCGTGCAGACGGTAAAGCTGACTTCGTTCCGCAATAGTTCAAGGTGGCTTTTCACATAGCGCCCCGCTCCGCTCTTCGATGAAAGGGGATTTTCCAGCGACAGCAGCAATACGTTGATCAACGGGGCCGCTCCTTTCCTTCTATTAAAGAATATCTCGTATATGCGGAAAATTGAGTCGTCCAATCCTGCTGATTGTCTTGATGCTGAAAACAGCTGCTGTTTGAATGGATTCCGTTTTCCCCAAGGTAGAAGCAGTCGGATGAGAGAACGGCCAGTGACATGTTGAGCGAATTGTATATCCGGTATTCCGCTTTGTAGAAAGCGTTTCCTGCAGCGGGGAAAACCGAGGCCTCCCCTTTAAATGCACCGGTATGGATCGTCCGTGCGCTGCGCTCTCCGTTTTTTACGCAAAAGAGAAGGATTTGCTTTTCGACGTCTCTAATATTTTCAAACAGCACCGCTTCAGCCGCTGAAAGCGCAGCCTCTGAGATTTCCCAGCTCAGCCGAACGGTTTCATGATCCGGCGAAGTTATTTTTAAAATATCGTTACAAAACGAAGAATCGCCTCGAATACTATGTTGAAAAGGTTTTTTCCCGATGATTGTCCTTTTCACCGCGCGCCCTCCCGTTAAGCCTTGTTATGTATCTATCCTATTGGAAATGGCCCCGCAGGCGCAACGAAAATAAAATTCTTCGACAAAATTTTTATTTTTTGCATTAACTCCTTTTGAAGCAAGCGTTTTTATGGTATAAAAAAGAAGGAGAAAATTAGAATTGAAGGTGATGAACGTGGAAATTGCTATCATTGCGCTGCTCGTTGTCAGTATTGCGCTGATTGCATTCTCATATTTTCAAAGAGAACCGATCAAGGAAGTTGAACAGGAGTTGGAAACCCTTCAGCTGTCCGCCATGCAGGAAATCTATAAACTGAAAAAGAAGATGACCGTGCTTGAGGAAGAGCTCCTCGATTCAAATGTGGTCGTCCGCAGACCGAATGCCGGAATCAGCCAGCATATTGCGAAGCAGATTCTTTCAAAATATCAAAACGGCATGTCTGTAGACGCCATCGCAAAAGCTGAGCACGTATCTGTCGAAGATGTCAAAGCGATCATTAAAGACAATGAGAGGGTGCTTGTATGACCAGACAAAGTGTACAAGCATTTGCCGGAGGAATGATTTTGGCTACCGCCGTTCTTGCAGGCGCATTTTATTTGACGGATAACGGAAAAGCTGAAGCTTCCAAGGAGGCTCAAAACATCAGCGAAGCCGATGTCAAAACCTATTTAAAGGACAATCAGCAGGTTTCGCTGAAACGCGAGGAATACCAACAGCTGCTCCACTATAAAGAGACCGCGCTGAAGCAGGATGCTGCGTCTCAAAACAAAAAAGAGCAGGATGATGCGAAAAAAGGTTCCAAGTACAAGCTTGAAATCAAAAGCGGCATGAGCACGGCTGAGATAGCAGACCTCCTTGCAAAAGGAAAAGTAATTTCTTCCGCCGATGACTTCAAAGATTATGTGAAAAAGACCGGAAACGAATCTAAAATCCGCGCAGGTAAATACGAACTGAAGCGCGGTGACAGCTTGAAAAACATCGTCAAAACGCTGTCCAAATAAAAAAGCAGGCTGGAACGAATCAGCCTGCTTTTTTTATTGTCTCGCCGCCGGTGAAAAAAGAGGCTGCCGCTTTAAAACGGCAGCCTCTTTCTCATCCGAACCGGCCTGTTATATAATCTTTCGTCCGATGATCGTCAGGACTTGAAAACATTTTGACCGTATCATTGCACTCAATCAGCTCGCCCATCAGGAAAAACGCCGTTTGATCGGAAATTCTCGAGGCCTGCTGCATGTTGTGCGTGACGATGGCAATTGTATATTTCTCTTTCAGCTTGAGCATCAGCTCTTCGATTTTCAAAGTTGAAACGGGATCAAGGGCGGATGTCGGTTCATCCATCAAGAGAACGTCAGGATTGGTGGCCAGCGCCCTTGCGATGCAGAGGCGCTGCTGCTGCCCCCCGGAAAGTCCGAGCGCCTGGGAATGAAGACGGTCTTTCACTTCATCCCACAGCGCTACATCCACAAGCGCCTTTTCCACTCTCTCATTCAGTTCTTTTTTGTTTTTCAATCCATGGATTCTTGGTCCGTATGCGACATTATCAAAGATCGACTGGGGAAACGGGTTTCCTTTTTGAAACACCATGCCGACTTTTTTCCGTAACTCGACAAGGTCGACTTTGCTGTTGAGTACGTTCGTTCCGTTGTAGCTGATCTCTCCGGTCATTTTGACATTCGGAACCATATTGATCATGAGATTCAGCGTTTTAATGAATGTCGACTTTCCGCACCCTGACGGTCCAATGATGGCGGTAATTTCGTACTCGGGTATTGTCAAGTTAATGTTCTTTAATGCGTGATGTTCGCCGTACCATAAATTCAAGTCGTTGATCTGGTATACATCTTCTGGCTTTACAGCTGTTACAGCGCTCATACCGGCCCCTCCTTATCCAAATCTGCCGTTGATGTAATCCTCTGTCTTTTTTTCTGAAGGATTCATAAAAATCTTTTCCGTACGATCGTATTCGATTAAATCTCCGTTAAGGAAAAACGCCGTTTGATCGGAAATTCTTGAAGCTTGCTGCATGTTATGCGTGACAATGATGATCGAGTATTCCTCTTTTAAACCGACGATTAATTCCTCTATTTTCGCGTTTGAAATCGGGTCGAGCGCTGAAGCAGGCTCATCCAAGAGCAGGACTTCGGGCTTCATCGCGAGCGTCCGGGCGATGCAGAGACGCTGCTGCTGCCCGCCTGACAGCGAAAGAGCCGACTCATG
Coding sequences within it:
- a CDS encoding ROK family glucokinase, which encodes MNDSWLVGVDLGGTTVKLAFVSAYGEILHKWEIPTDKSGKTVTVSIAKAIDSKLNELGKPKHILKWIGMGAPGPVNTETGIVYKTTNMGWENYPLKDHLEAETGIAAVIENDANIAALGEMWKGAGDGAKDLILVTLGTGVGGGIIVNGEIVRGQNGAGGEIGHICSVPEGGAPCNCGKSGCIETIASATGIVRIAKEKIESDHRDTSLRECLDITARDIFEAARKNDPVAGEVVDYVAGHLGMVLANLASSLNPSKIVIGGGVSKAGEILRSKVEQSFKRFVFPRAGEAAEIVIASLGNDAGVIGGAWIAKNQWLKSQAQPVL
- a CDS encoding YqgQ family protein encodes the protein MKTAYDVQLLLKQFGCYVYFGDRELELEYMMDELKEMFLSNLIEKEQWVQGVSILQNELTNIKRK
- a CDS encoding spore germination protein encodes the protein MKKKHAVQKNLAKNVEYLNEKLGVDKSFDMIRLDVVYADRDMSLYLVDGFVKDDIMHHLLKNLSRLTPENLEDDPLEKLIKTHIPYIEIDTEDDLDKAADQVLSGPAVLLADGVDHAIIIDARTYPARNPEEPDNERVVRGSRDGFVETIVFNTALTRRRIRDRSLRMEFLQVGRRSKTDVVICYLEDIADLESVKKLKQSLEAIDTDALTMAEKTLEEYIGGRHWNPYPTVRYTERPDTAAVHLYEGHILVFVDGSPSALITPVTFWHHLQHAEEYRNKPLAGAYLRIVRFISVLASIFLLPLWFLLSVHPDLLPDALEYIGPEKKGALPLLAQFIIIEIGVDMMRMAAIHTPSSLATALGLVAALMIGEVAVQVGLFSHEVVLYLAVAAIGTFATPSYELSIANRLARIVLLIAAGAFGPIGFVIAIFCWVIYLVRMKSFHVPYLWPFIPFDYRAFRDIAIRTPMPLKNRRPVFLDPQDPDR
- a CDS encoding rhomboid family intramembrane serine protease; the encoded protein is MYSIDYLYWNFIGNLLDRDFELVQAPASFGEAWLEARGSAPYDLVRVFRKDIDFRQDLVRDLESLYERAERLRAASGQRKLSILNVYLSQEAPVDEWEDVVGHPVADKRISIVPVFIDHASAEEGLRKLAVALNMEPDELTGQMQDAGYENVEEKRAEVLAAAKAREEERRREAAVFEKGKPMFTWIFAVLQVFMFLLLEMSGGSQNTETLVRFGAKENSLLLAGEWWRLVTPIVLHIGLVHLMFNTFALLSVGAAAERVFGSFRFLVIYISAGIFGSIGSFLFSPYPSAGASGAIFGCLGALLYLAFSNRKAFLKTIGTNIIVIIILNLGLGFTISNVDNAGHIGGLIGGLLTALAVGIPGKKRPLQRLAGWVLIFVIGGGALYFGTHSAPVQENAMLHQAAKWYEEGEYEKVKDALKEAGSKPDASSDTLRLLAYSEIRLGEYENAEKRFEAVVEKDPSDHASLYSLAWLYTQRGELAKAEQSIERALAEKPDEEMYKKLRDEIKKESAR
- a CDS encoding 5-formyltetrahydrofolate cyclo-ligase, whose product is MKRSLRSEVRKRLANMPEQEFHLKAEAIHRKLFQSKQWKKASVIALTVSRNREVPTKPIIEQARLEGKTVCIPKCMPETKKMHFRSYQDESDLEVVYFGLQEPIVHKTERMEPEDIDFILVPGICYDRRGYRIGYGGGYYDRYLAGFTKDTASLAFECQVIGHVPNEPHDIPVKQVLTEDAVYNCLDTAE
- the rpmG gene encoding 50S ribosomal protein L33 — protein: MRVNITLACTECGERNYISTKNKRNNPDRVEFKKYCPRDKKSTLHRETK
- a CDS encoding glycosyltransferase family 4 protein, which codes for MINVLLLSLENPLSSKSGAGRYVKSHLELLRNEVSFTVCTTAAGQNSNGWETLEIPLDLKAFASFEEAVAAMNFQMIKIVLEHRGQFDFVHANDGVTAPAAVYLSEVLAVPLISTVHGLESGRKKAADGYVHPYRAILERLLAEKSDQILVLSSMMKSDMQKAFSLSFEQIRVIPHPRIKSRTVKKRMKSAPYFFSYGRFVPEKGFIELLHVFQKLRSRRPDLELVIAGEGPLQSGIETIAKELGIKDSVTILPFLCEEERESWLAFCEMAVFPSSYEPFGIAVQESMAAGAAVAAGINGGWNDFVIDRVTGFRIDFSDPHKAANALAEIVGNKEQLLKVGQTAKAYIFDLHDPGYVKNMFLHHVYHTSF
- a CDS encoding endolytic transglycosylase MltG, translating into MTRQSVQAFAGGMILATAVLAGAFYLTDNGKAEASKEAQNISEADVKTYLKDNQQVSLKREEYQQLLHYKETALKQDAASQNKKEQDDAKKGSKYKLEIKSGMSTAEIADLLAKGKVISSADDFKDYVKKTGNESKIRAGKYELKRGDSLKNIVKTLSK
- the pstB gene encoding phosphate ABC transporter ATP-binding protein PstB; this encodes MSAVTAVKPEDVYQINDLNLWYGEHHALKNINLTIPEYEITAIIGPSGCGKSTFIKTLNLMINMVPNVKMTGEISYNGTNVLNSKVDLVELRKKVGMVFQKGNPFPQSIFDNVAYGPRIHGLKNKKELNERVEKALVDVALWDEVKDRLHSQALGLSGGQQQRLCIARALATNPDVLLMDEPTSALDPVSTLKIEELMLKLKEKYTIAIVTHNMQQASRISDQTAFFLMGELIECNDTVKMFSSPDDHRTKDYITGRFG